Below is a genomic region from Gadus chalcogrammus isolate NIFS_2021 chromosome 19, NIFS_Gcha_1.0, whole genome shotgun sequence.
CTACACCTGCgatataagtaagggataatggtcgacgaggtgtccattatcaggaattaatggacgacgaaCTGTCCGCCGCgtagcggaggacggttgcctccacaaagtccattaattcctgataatggacacctcgaagggcattatcccgcttataccatggtaacttgccaaagaaaataaattaagtctattgatttatattttcatgcgttttacaaagTTTTCCAAAAGCCATAGgctaactttgtttccctggtaaggCCTGAGGGTTTGGGTAAAACCTGGAAaaatcattaccctcccgtgaggttcttatgcaaccgaaacgttgttcactcctccagtaaaaaGGACGGAcggctacgacttggcaacgggaggtattctagttcgctcagctatgagccagagagctaacgttatgcagtgtacatatttataattcgaaaatAGAAGTTTAACCtctaaaaataacaataaagaaTACcaacaaagacacgcacacgcacacacacacacacacacacacacacacacacacacacacacacacacacacacacacacacacacacacacacacacacacacacacacacacacacacacacacacacacacaaacacagaagaaaAACGCAAGAAACACTTCCCTCTAATGGTTTCAGAAAGTACTGCAACAGctaaactattaaaaaaaacaataatttgaTCCTAATATTTCTGTCATTTCACTTTACAACCCACCACAGAATAGTCACACCAGAAATAAAATCGAAATTATATAAATCTAAGCAGTCTAGTTAGGGGAGAGGTTATAGTAGGCATTGCATGATTTATCGGTAAAAGTTGTGAAACACATGTATTCCCCTGCTTCGCTTCAAACTCTGACATTTTATACCGTTCTGTGTCTCGGTGGACACTTTAAACATGGTGATTGAGAGATTTATGAATCACGATGACTCGGATTTAGTCGTAGAAAAATGACATCACTGACCCTTAAGGGAACTATTTGGCACGGGCGAAGAGGTGATTGAAATCAAACCCCCGTCGAAGCTCCgcataaatgtatatttatggACGCTGTGATCCGCCGGCTCTAGTAGTCACTGTCTTTATACAACGGTACACGGATGGGGGGGACTGCACGCAAAAGTATGCGAGTTGGGACATCATACAGGTGACTTCATACCTGTGGTGCAACCTGCGTATCTTCTGCTGCGCAGAGGATTGTTGTGTGGAATAGCCCCAACAAGCATGCTGGCTTGCACACTGCGAAATGCGACCGCATGTAGTACAACATCCTGGTATTTTTTGCCATACAGCATTTTCCATACAATGTATTGGTACATACTAAATCTTTTTCTGGCATATTAAACAGTGTGGTAGTAGCCTGTTGGTATTGGGACGCAGGGTCGATATATGGTGATTCAGAGTTGGCTTACCAGGTTCTCTGGAGCGGGACAGGACACATCAACCAGGCTGTGGAAGATGATAGATGATAGACCACCCCAGTGATCCTGAGTTGTTCTATCATTGTTTTCTCTGCTGGAGCAAGAACTAAACAGTCTGACATAATTAAATAAGAAGAGGCAAGAAGAAGGAAGAAATAAATAGTCTAGTCATTTAAACATTCAAACTTATTATGTGCTATGGCTTTGTTacaaataaataggcctattcaTGATAATTACATCATGTATACCAGAGCTCATATTTAGTATACTAACTTTTTTGTTGTTCTTCCCATTACTATGAGCCTATTATTTAGAAATGCATTTTaaattctttatttatattactgTCCTTAACTTTTGCTATGACATCCACATTCATTACCAGGGACTAATAAAAAGTTCATCTTATCTGAATAAAGGACTCAAAGGTGTGACGGAAATGAGGAGGAAACGGGGTACAGACCAAATAAACACCAAGGCGTGTGGATGGCTTTTGCCCTCAGATGGAGGAATAAGTAAGCTGTTTTCTTAACTAATTCCTCAAACTGGCCGCTGCACTGCCCAGTGTCGAGGGACTATTGACTCACCCTGTCGTCAAAAGGCCTGGATCAAAGACGTGCTGATGGAATGTGTGACATCCTTCCCCTTGGCAGAAGACcttcagggcgggggggggggggggctgttccaGGGGCCtggggtggtggcggcggtggtgacgCTGTTGGTCAAGGTGTGAAAGACGACAAAATCACATTTGGTCATTTGGTGGAGAGTAGAGCAAACAGGTATgctgtgtaaagtgtgtgtgtgtgtgtgtgtgtgtgggggggtgggtttctgggtgggtggttgtgtatgtgtgtttgtgtgtgtgtgtgtgtgtgtgtgtatgtgcgtgtgtgtgtcacaagagAACCATTATCATGAGAGTCATTACTCTccataataaacacacacacacacacacacacacacacacacacacacacacacacacacacacacacacacacacacacacacacaccctgtcccTTATTCCTGCACAAACCAACCTCCAAACATCCAACCCTAAGTTAACTACATACCAAAGATGTAAGCACCCAATGTAAAATTGATGTGGTGAAATCAAAAGACAAAATACAAGATAGGATTTCTCAACCTTTGCATATATCATAGCACATCCACCGGATATTAAACATCCAAATGATCTTAAGGATTTTTCAAAGCAAATCAGATCGATAATGGCTGTTTTCAGTCAGGGCACAGCAGAGTGATTAGTCTTCACACGGTTGATTATCTCCCAGCGGATCCCCTTACATCGCGGTCCCCTCCACGGTGGCTGGCTGCACAAAGATCTACAGCTTCAGCCTGCAGCAATAAAGGGAAGCAATTACAACCGATCAGAACTTTTCCTTAGGAGTTAATGAGCATGATAATCAGCCTGCTCTCCCAAATGTAATGAGAATTTATGTCTTTTCCCTTTTGGAAAGAATATCTTCTAAAAAGTTTAATTTTGAAGTTGTAAGCTTAATAAACAGCcaaatacatagatacacacacacgcacacacccacgcaagcatgcgggcacacatacacacacaaacacacacatatgcatagaCAAACtaacacatacaccaacacacgcatacacacacacatacacacaaacaaacgagTGTACCCAAATACACAATCAACCACAAATTAACACGAATTGCATATTCTACATGCCCTAGGGTtttgaaaacaacaataattgttgaacttttttttcttgGTGTCAagtttggaaaaaaacaaatttTCCAAGCTGTTCAAACTCAAATATTTATTCCTGGTTTTCTTGTTTATGATGATGTATTTTAACTATAATACACTTGTCATGACTTTTTCACGTTTTCCCATTTAAACCACACATAGATACGTGTTCAGTATTAACCTTTGCAGACCTGTAACGTGTCACGTGTTACAGTCATCAAACTAATATTAGATTCTCGCTAGAATTAAGGAAATTGAAAATACCAATCACTCAACAAAACACTTATATAAAACAAATTAAGCTTTAATGATGAATAAAAGCAAGGATAGAAAAAGCAACACTTTAAATACAACATTGAGTTTGAATAAAATGCACGATGTGTCAAGtgaatttttattattattattatcattattaaataTGGTCCATTACGGTATAGAATAGCATAGATAGAATAGACGGGTATTTACACGTATATATTTACAATCTCACatatttacaataaaaaaagctgaCCACTGGGCATCAATGTTCTCTGTTGCTAATCACTGAACTTTAGCGTCAATTTAGCATCAGTTTGGTCAATTTAGCTTAACTTTAACGTAAATTCAGCGCCACGTAAGCATCAGTTTAGTCACTCTAGCTAACATTAACGGCAGTTTAGAGTCAATTTTGCATCACTTTAGTCACTTTAGCTTAACATTAGCATAAATTTAGCACCAAGTTAGCATCAGTGAACTCACTTCAGCTTAACTTTGACGTAAATTCAGCGTCAGTTTAGCGTCAGTTCAGTTCAGTCTCTTCATCAGAACTTTAACATAAATTCAGCGTCAGTTTGGCATCAGTTTAGGGTCAGCTTCGAGAAATGTTGGCGTCGGTTGAGCGTACATGCTAGTGCTTTTGAACtgttgggggatggggggagctgggggggatTTGGGGGGTTGGTAATGCACTCTGCAAATGTTCCTGTTGTCCTTCCCACCTGGCGGCCCCCAGCTTTGGgggtccgtctccccccccctgatCACAGGACGTGGTAGATGGGCCTGGGGCCCGCGGGGCTCTCGGGGGACTGGGGCTGGGAGTCAGGGGAGCAGGAGTAGCCGTCGCTGGGGACCCCCGGGGGCCCGGCGTGGGGGACCTCCACGGAGGTGAGGCGGTCCACGATGCTGGAGAGACACTGCAGGCTGGAGGCCCCGGCCGCCTTGCTGACCTGGCCGTCTGGGGGTGGAAGGGACGGGGAGAGACAGGGTCAGGGTTGATGCTGCTGTTTATTGACAGGTTGCGACGTGTTTTACTTGGGTTTGGCAATGTGAATATATGTTAGGATATAgaatatatgagagagagagagagagagagagagagagagagagagagagagagagagagagagagagagagagagagagagacagagacagagacagagacagagacagagacagagacagagacagagacagagagacagagacagagatacagagagaaaatCAGAGACTGGGCTTGGATCAGTCGCTGACCATCAACtgaaaatattttaaattgcagaatatgaaaataaaaaaaataaaaaaaagtaaagttaaACTTTTAATATTAAACTTTAAATCAGTAGcgtacacaaaaaaacaaaaacatgtttgcAGTAGTTCTTGTAGGAACACGGCGGTCCAGCATGCCATTGCTGGACCACCTCTAGATGTATATCTAATGAAGATTAATTATTTCGAAGTAAAGGGGGCTCACCATTCTTAACGTAACAGTAGCCGCCGCTGTAGAGGGCGGTCACTTGCGGCCATACGGGGCTGTTGCAGTCGGCCTGGAGGAGGAAACAGAGATCAAAACAAACCGGGGTTAGGATCAAAACACAACGTGTTCCATGTCACTCATCGACCGCTCGCCTCACATCCTAAAGCCCCCCCGAAAAGAGGTTTCAATCCGCCGAAAACAGCCCCACATGACCGCCGAATACAAGCCAGCGAGCGGAAGAGCGAGGAATGGATAAACACAGAGCAGGAACGAAGAAGAGgagcaaaataaaaaagagaaatcTTATAATAGCTAATAAATCCtacacgtgtttttttttttagtttacaGAGAGAatggggtagtggtggtggtggggtttgtggggtggggggttatTTCACAGCAActtctaaacccccccccctcccctccccacacccacacacacacacacacacacccgcacacacacacacacacacacacacacacacacacacagtccatggCAGCGTGGAACCCAAGCGTTCTCGGGGCCACGGCTCTCGCGGTTGGCGTGGCCAATCGATTGGAGCCCAGTGGAAGCAACACCAGCGCTGGGTGCAAGATGACACTTTCTCCCAGTAAATCTACCAGAAAATCCTGGCAGGGGTGCAGGACATGCGGTCATGGAGGCAGACGGGTGGAATGCAGAGGGGGCAGGTGACCCCTGGTTCTGTTCTGGTCAGGCCTGATGTAAGGTGGATTCGAGCGGGATATTTTATGAGCGACTATTAAATGTCTGGCGATTGAGGAAGCAATGATTTCCATGCCATGCCGCCATCACTATGAGGCTATTGTTTCACTTTTAGTTTCGGTCCGACACTTGGCAGAAGGTCGCCCTTTATTGTGAAGGATATtgacgctcgcacgcacgcacatctgctctctacacacaaacaacaacaacaacaggcagAGAGACGTTCTATTTCGCATAATATGCACCAAACAGTTCACTGACCAGGGTGAAGCTAAGACTACGGGGGATTCAGCGTTCAACCCGGGAAACTTCTACATTTTTCATCAGGCACtgatgaaaacaaaacacacaataaaTGCCCAAACTCCATTACGTTAATAATTCAAACAAGGACTCGGCCCCGAGAACAACCCCAGGCCGATTCTGCTCCGTAAATGGAGGCTGAACGGCGTCGTACAACGCCCAGCAAAGGGCCTCCTCCCCTGCCTTTCCTCCCTGCGCCTCGAGGAACACGCAGCGTACGAAGCAAGGGGGCACGGAGCGAACGTGAACCCCGGGGCTTTGAAGTCCCAGCCCCTGTTTACTGCTCAGAGCTGCATCGGGAACCGATAGAGCCATGAAGAGAGGCTTGGGGGTCGggcggaggggtggagggggtcgagggcggcggaggaggaggaggaggtgggtgtggaGGGATTGCCGCGAGGGGGAGAAGGTAAAGGTTCTCACCATGCTGTCGGAGCAGCTGGACAGAGGGCTGCCGGGCTCTGAGCCGCTCTGGCCGGGCAGGGCGTAGTACTGCTCCACCTGCTCGTGCAGCAGGTCCTGCAGGCTCTCGATGTACTGGATGGCGTTGCGCAGGATCTCCACCTTGGGCAGCCGCTGGCTGGGGTTGGCCGAGGTGCAGCGGCGCAGGGCCTCGAAGGCGTGGTTCACCTTCTTCAGCCGCCGCCGCTCCCGCATGGTGGCGGCCCGCCGGCGGTCCATGGTGGTGGGCTTGCGCTTGCAGGCCTTGCAGGCCCACTGCAGGCAGTGGCCCGGCTGGTGGTCCGCGCCCGGGACCCTGAAGTGCTCGTCCTCCTCGGAGCCGGCCAGCTCCAGGCCCCCGCCGCCGAAGTCCAGGCTGTCCGGAGAGGAGGCCTCGTCGTAGTACccctgggagggagagaagagatcCATGGGGCCTCCGatggttcttcttcttcttcttctactacttctgcttctactcctgcttcttcttcttcttcttcttctacttcttcttcttcttctggttcTTCTTCTACTCCtgcttcttctacttcttcttcttcttcttcttctactactcctgcttcttctacttcttcttcttcttcttcttcttcttcttcttcttcttcttcttctactactcctgcttcttctacttcttcttcttcttcttcttctggtggACGGTGAGGGGTGAAGGCGGGCAGCAGGGTAGGAGACAGCAGTGTAGGCGGAGGGCAGCGGTCTCTCGAGATGcccgggggggagaggaggcctCTGAGTGATATGAAGGGGCCGTTGCCACCGGGGCCTTCCCTTTATATGCCCTGGGGGCCAGAGCCCGGGGCCCACATTGGTCAGATCTAATTACCATGGCCCATTGGCCCAGCCGGGAGGCAGGCGAGAGGTTAGCtcgactccccctccctccctccctccctccctcccacccgccCTCACCCCTATCGCTAACCCCTcgccccccacacccaccacccccgccccccccaccaccaacccccagAACCCTGCAGAGATTTCCCACATCTGCCCCTTAGTGATGTTTTTCCCACTCACCACCACacgttcttttgtttttttttagggcCCTCTCTCCAGCGCGACCCCTGATGACTAAAAGTTCCAGAATTTCAGCGAGGGGGGGAAAACCGGCTTACACCGATTTTTTAACCTCAACACACGGCCGCGTTCTCTCGTGTGCCCTTTTGAACGTCGACCGTAAAAcgactttgtgtgttttttccgtTCGACTCTTTCGTTTTATTTTCGGTTCCGCCGGAGACCCCAGCGTTTGCAGATGCAGCCCAGCTGCAGAGCGGGAGGTGTAACATTTCAGAGCGGCCGGCGGTAAGCCTTCTCTGAACACCCCTCAGCCATCACCCGAGGTGTCACGGACAggggggtgtctgtgtttgcgcaAGCTCATTAAGGGAGTAATTAAAATAATTAGCAGCACTACGCCACTTCGTGGACCAAATTTTGACCGTTAAATGAAGTGCCTTGTAGTGCTTTTATTTTCCAGGAGGCCCACAACAGATGGACACATGGACCCTAGAAGGTTTGGCCCTTATTGTGGAGGAAAGAAATATGTAAATGGAGTGTCATAGGCCTAGTGGAACAGAACTAATCATTATCTCATAATTCATTTAGATAACTAATTAAGAGAAGTCATTATacaaatacgttttgaaagtgATTTTTACTTTGTAAATGCTCCCTAAATAACTGAAAGTGAACACATTTACTGGAAACGTTATGAATCCAACGATATTATATATGACGAATATTACAGAGAATGCGTGTTAATTTGATTGGGGGAACCAACGATGTGAGACGATGGGAAAACCCTAGAGCAGATGACGCAGTCGTAGCAGGGATAATTACTTTAGCGGCGTTGTTGACAGCTTACAAGGATACAATACGGATATTTCTCACAATGTGTCAAAACGTTTGGCGTGGTGGGCAATCTCTGGGAACGACGCGCACCTAAGAAAACACAAGACGCACCAGAAGCACAGCTCTCAGCCACTGGAAGGCCAGTGGGGAGGGTTTGGATGGCCCTGCGAAGCTTGTATTGCGCACAGCTGAGGAAGACATTGTGCCGGGTGTTCGCTGGTGCTCGTTCGAGGGTATGCTTGTAGCTGTCGTTGAGATCAAAGGGGATCACGGTTTGGGAACCACGAGAAATCCTCGCGAGGAGCCTTTGATTTAAATGACCCGAGCACATGGTCAGATCGCGTAGTAGGCTTACATCCCAAATGAAGACACTTCCGTGGTTCTCTAGCAGTCTGACCAGGAGcgctttcttttctttttttctctctctccatgtttttgtttttttacggATCAGTGGTGGAGTTGTTGTCAAGGGTCAGAGCCAGAGTTAAGTGTAGGGGCAGGAGGTGGTGTTTTTATGTCCCTCTTCCTCACGTCTGAAAGCCTTAATTCTTCTAAAGTGTGCATGCTCTGATTCGGTGTGAGTGACGTGGTGCATCTCCATTCCGGCCTCTGACGCCACGGTTTGATTTAAAACTGAAATCCGTCTGCCTCGCGTCGATTACACGTTTAACTCAGGATTAtccaaaaaactaaaaaatagaaaataataagACACAAAAaagattataaaataaataacaaaaagtaaaaatgtaggcctattacataATCTGTATAGCAGATTACAGTAAGAAAAGATATTCCGATTTTTACAAAGTaaaaaatcaattaaaaaaCTTATTTGTATAATGCTGTCTCTTAATTAGGCCTAGTCGTTGTCTAAATGAATTATTAGTTCTCGTTCCACCAGGCCTATTAGTTACCATCCAGGCGAAACACAAGTCCTTTTCTCCTAAGAAACCAGTGTCTTGGGTCATCCTCCGCGGCCATGACTAACAACAGTGATTGGCAACAGCACTTGTCTGGCAGACGTCGGAGGTGAACTCCAGCGTTCTGGAGAGAGAAAAGGCGTCCACCCTCCAGGGGCTTAGAGCTTCCTATAAACCCACCCCCTCCCGCTGAATCCCTGCTTTTAAAACATAACTTTCTCTCGGCCAACGGATGTAAACGCTGCCATCGGCGATATGGAGATCCCTCGTAAAGTTGGGACAAGTCTGGACTTTCCATCCATATCCCCTCGAAGCAGGCAGTGGAGAAAGTGTTGGTTTAAATCCTTTTATAAAGAAGGATTAACATTATCATCCTTGTTGCAGCAGTATAGGCCTAGAAATAACAGTACAGTGTCAGTAGTAGTGGGAGCATAGTGGAAGTAGCAGTACTTTTTAATTGCTAT
It encodes:
- the LOC130372864 gene encoding serine/arginine repetitive matrix protein 2-like; this translates as MMDLFETNAYLFGDLRYLEADHGALQQHLGPQGVSPLYPGHHGDPLPPPGSQHDPLRLRHNVPSAAGGTEEDEEDDDDDDDDDEDDEEDGGAESSGGDEGHVRAPPGLRPHCEGQCLVWACKTCKRKSAPSDRRKAATLRERRRLKKINEAFDALKKKTVANPNQRLPKVEILRSAISYIEKLQDLLQTLDRAEAGGAGGPPGAKGHNVMSGRYHWKKSSQKLQTSADHSNAPMTNHKAGNEMSSAPSLLHLSSIVNSISQEEKIQLNPERPPLPPGHLERPLPSAYTAVSYPAARLHPSPSTRRRRRRRSRRSRSSRRRRRRRRRRRRRRRSRRSRSSRRRRRRRSRRSRSRRRTRRRRRSRRRRRRRSRSRSRSSRRRRRRTIGGPMDLFSPSQGYYDEASSPDSLDFGGGGLELAGSEEDEHFRVPGADHQPGHCLQWACKACKRKPTTMDRRRAATMRERRRLKKVNHAFEALRRCTSANPSQRLPKVEILRNAIQYIESLQDLLHEQVEQYYALPGQSGSEPGSPLSSCSDSMADCNSPVWPQVTALYSGGYCYVKNDGQVSKAAGASSLQCLSSIVDRLTSVEVPHAGPPGVPSDGYSCSPDSQPQSPESPAGPRPIYHVL